AACGCAAGTGCCCCGAGGTAGTCCCGCCGGAATTTACCTGCCAGGAGATTGGCGGAGGGGGGCCGTGTCTCCTGCGGCCCGCGCACAGGGGGCTCCGGACCCACAAGGGACGACCACCGGCCGGTAAGAACAGATGTGTTCGTGGAGACTTGAGGGGAGGGGCCCCATGATGGAGCGCGAAATCGATCAGGCCAAGTCAGAGGCGTTCGCCGGCCAAATGGTTAGCATGTTGAACCACGCCGCGGTGGCTCTGATGACAAGTGTCGGCCACCAACTCGGCCTATTCGATACTATGGCCACCCTTCCGCCGGCGACGAGTACGCAGATCGCCGCTGCGGCAGGGTTGAATGCGCGCTATGTGCGCGAGTGGCTCGGCGCCATGGTGACAGGCCGGATCATCGACCACAGCCCCGATGACGAGACGTACTCATTGCCCCCGGAGCATGCGGCGTGGCTCACGCGCAGAGCGGGGACCAATAATATGGCGATGCAAACGCAGTACATTCCGATGCTCGCGCAGGTTGAAGCGCGCATCATCGAGTGTTTTCGCAACGGCGGGGGCGTGCCGTACTCCGCCTATCCCCATTTTCAGCGGCTGATGGGGGAGGAGAGCCGGGCAGTCCACGATGCGTCGTTGATCGACGCGATCCTCCCTCTCGTCCCGGGATTAGTGCCGCGCCTACAGGCGGGCATTGACGTGGCCGATATCGGCTGTGGCAGCGGCCACGCGATCAATCTGATGGCGCGCGCT
This is a stretch of genomic DNA from bacterium. It encodes these proteins:
- a CDS encoding methyltransferase domain-containing protein; the protein is MMEREIDQAKSEAFAGQMVSMLNHAAVALMTSVGHQLGLFDTMATLPPATSTQIAAAAGLNARYVREWLGAMVTGRIIDHSPDDETYSLPPEHAAWLTRRAGTNNMAMQTQYIPMLAQVEARIIECFRNGGGVPYSAYPHFQRLMGEESRAVHDASLIDAILPLVPGLVPRLQAGIDVADIGCGSGHAINLMARAFSQSRFVGFDMSEEGIAAGRAEAQQMGLSNAYFEIRDVTQLDASSRYTLITAFDAIHDQAQPARVLRGIGDALRPDGTFLMVDIAASSRLSENLDLMLGAFMYTVSCMHCMTVSLDRGGAGLGAMWGEQKARQMLAEAGFTRVDVKRIEGDLFNNYYIATELGR